A stretch of the Medicago truncatula cultivar Jemalong A17 chromosome 5, MtrunA17r5.0-ANR, whole genome shotgun sequence genome encodes the following:
- the LOC11430077 gene encoding uncharacterized protein: protein MFGAVQLGLFAACVVLFVPMGMAGWHLSRNKVLFFSGALFITLAVGVHLTPYFPSVSDFMSSVKSSNDDVVFVEDRGLCVSLLHEIAWEVMPSKVFDPLLRNNSLNYDKFWSWSRLNSVSECEFQRLKRKDVMDLLNGSWVMIVGDSQARIFTLSLLSLVLDSERVESVRSFLFKRHSDYHIDIDEMGLKLDFIWAPYPNNLTDLVMRFKKKHLYPDVLVMGSGLWHMLHITNASDYGGLLGLLRNSVTSMLPVSPKFGNDEPAMGSVSSVRSPHLFWLGMPTLINSMLNTQEKRVKMNDVMQGEYEREVRKSGILREFGGPFQLLDIGSLSLNCGIKCTDDGMHYDGAVYEAELHIMFNALLIESHQKL, encoded by the coding sequence ATGTTTGGTGCTGTTCAATTGGGTCTATTTGCAGCATGTGTTGTATTGTTTGTTCCAATGGGTATGGCTGGTTGGCACTTGAGCCGTAACAAAGTTTTGTTCTTCAGTGGTGCACTTTTCATTACTCTTGCAGTTGGTGTTCATCTTACACCTTATTTTCCTTCTGTTTCTGATTTTATGAGTTCTGTTAAATCATCAAATGATGATGTTGTGTTTGTGGAAGATCGTGGTTTATGTGTTTCTTTGCTTCATGAGATTGCTTGGGAGGTTATGCCAAGTAAGGTTTTTGATCCTTTGTTGAGAAATAATTCATTGAATTATGATAAGTTTTGGTCTTGGAGTAGATTGAATTCTGTTAGTGAATGTGAGTTTCAGAGGCTTAAAAGGAAGGATGTTATGGATTTGCTTAATGGGTCTTGGGTTATGATTGTAGGGGATTCACAAGCTAGGATATTTACACTTTCTTTGTTGAGTTTGGTTTTGGATTCGGAGCGGGTTGAATCGGTTAGGAGTTTTTTGTTTAAGAGGCATAGTGATTATCATATTGATATTGATGAGATGGGTTTGAAATTGGATTTTATTTGGGCACCTTATCCTAACAATTTGACAGATTTGGTTATGAGGTTTAAGAAGAAACATTTGTATCCGGATGTTTTGGTGATGGGTTCTGGTTTGTGGCACATGCTTCATATTACAAATGCTTCTGATTATGGTGGCTTGTTGGGGTTGTTAAGGAATTCTGTGACATCAATGTTGCCTGTTTCGCCGAAATTTGGGAATGATGAACCTGCAATGGGTTCTGTTTCATCGGTTAGATCACCGCATTTGTTTTGGCTAGGTATGCCGACTTTGATAAACTCTATGTTGAATACACAGGAGAAGAGAGTGAAGATGAATGATGTAATGCAaggtgagtatgagagagaggtTCGAAAAAGTGGTATTTTGAGGGAGTTTGGTGGTCCATTTCAACTACTCGATATAGGATCATTGAGTTTGAATTGTGGAATCAAATGTACAGATGATGGAATGCATTATGACGGTGCTGTTTATGAAGCCGAACTTCATATTATGTTCAATGCATTGCTTATAGAATCTCATCAGAAGCTCTGA
- the LOC11433146 gene encoding expansin-A13: protein MLLTTFFFLFTLSSTTVTAHYSSSSSEPPPSQQSSPSFTEWRSARATFYAQVDPRDTVGGACGYGDLTKAGYGMSTVGLSEALFERGQICGACFELRCVDDLRWCIPGTSIIVTATNFCAPNYGFTVEGGGHCNPPNKHFVLPIDAFEKIAIWKAGNMPLQYRRIKCRREGGVRFTVTGSGIFISVLISNVAGHGDIVAVKVKGSRTGWLSMGRNWGQNWHINALLQNQPLSFEVTSSDGKTVTAYNVAPKDWSFGQTFEGKQFDY from the exons ATGTTACTTACAacattcttctttctctttacACTCTCATCAACAACCGTCACCGCTCACtactcttcttcctcttctgaACCACCACCTTCTCAACAATCTTCCCCTTCTTTCACCGAATGGCGATCCGCACGCGCCACCTTCTACGCCCAGGTAGATCCACGTGACACAGTCGGCGGCGCGTGTGGCTACGGAGACTTAACAAAAGCCGGTTACGGCATGTCAACTGTTGGTCTTAGTGAAGCTTTGTTTGAACGAGGTCAGATCTGTGGCGCGTGCTTTGAATTACGGTGTGTGGATGATTTACGGTGGTGTATTCCTGGAACTTCAATTATTGTTACTGCTACGAATTTCTGTGCGCCGAATTATGGGTTTACGGTTGAAGGTGGTGGACATTGTAATCCTCCTAATAAGCATTTTGTTCTTCCTATTGATGCTTTTGAGAAGATCGCTATTTGGAAAGCTGGTAACATGCCTCTTCAGTATCGTAG GATAAAGTGCAGAAGGGAAGGTGGAGTCCGATTTACAGTCACCGGATCTGGTATCTTCATTTCAGTGCTGATCAGCAATGTTGCTGGCCATGGAGACATTGTTGCGGTGAAGGTTAAGGGCTCAAGAACAGGTTGGCTTTCAATGGGTCGGAATTGGGGCCAAAACTGGCATATAAATGCGTTGCTACAGAATCAACCCCTTTCATTTGAGGTTACGAGTAGTGATGGGAAAACAGTCACGGCTTACAATGTTGCGCCCAAAGATTGGAGTTTTGGACAAACCTTTGAAGGCAAGcaatttgattattaa
- the LOC11427268 gene encoding protein REVEILLE 1, whose protein sequence is MEILGQKEGMHSVIHVQKLLDQFSCGNDHALKARKPYTITKQREKWTDEEHKKFLEALKLYGRAWRKIEEHVGTKTAVQIRSHAQKFFSKINRDTDGNDTTMVETIEIPPPRPKRKPIHPYPRKLVEIPKNEISNLEQPLRSNSLVSLDFGQENNSPKSVLSAVASETLGFSDSDTPAGSLSPVSSISAVHTSRFPLLESKSSSSEEDLSQQIDELNGGSTHDVQPLMKLELFPKECVATNEVAAEESPCRTLKLFGTTLLVKDTCKSSLTSTDASEPIPATQQLQRGCSDISLATVVPWWTISDNSAFKPLHTEPEGKHLHSNHGECEDKEIQKEGSSCVGSNSTSSISDEESNERLDDQAKSDNVNYFVGHTTLNETVRLRTFGKGFVPYKRCMAERERQCSTVTDERREHQRMRLSL, encoded by the exons ATGGAGATTTTG GGTCAAAAAGAAGGAATGCATTCTGTTATACATGTTCAAAAACTACTTGATCAATTTTCATGTGGAAATGACCATGCCTTGAAG GCAAGGAAGCCATATACTATCACAAAACAGAGAGAAAAGTGGACAGATGAAGAACATAAGAAGTTCCTTGAAGCTTTAAAATTATACGGCCGAGCCTGGCGAAAAATCGAAG AACATGTTGGCACAAAGACTGCTGTGCAGATTCGAAGTCATGCTCAGAAGTTTTTTTCTAAG ATCAATCGAGACACTGATGGGAATGATACAACAATGGTGGAGACAATTGAAATTCCACCTCCAAGACCAAAACGGAAGCCGATTCATCCTTACCCACGTAAACTAGTTGAAATCCCAAAGAATGAAATCTCCAACTTGGAACAGCCACTGAGGTCTAATTCGCTTGTGTCGTTAGATTTTGGTCAAGAAAACAACTCTCCAAAGTCAGTATTATCTGCAGTTGCTTCAGAAACCCTTGGTTTCTCTGATTCAGATACCCCTGCCGGAAGTTTGTCCCCGGTCTCATCCATTAGTGCTGTTCATACCAGTAGATTTCCACTTCTTGAGtccaaatcatcatcatctgagGAAGATCTGTCTCAACAAATAGATGAACTGAATGGCGGTTCAACTCATGATGTACAACCTTTAATG AAACTGGAGCTTTTCCCTAAAGAATGTGTCGCAACCAACGAAGTAGCAGCAGAAGAATCACCTTGTCGAACTCTCAAACTTTTTGGAACAACTCTGTTAGTAAAAGATACTTGCAAGTCTTCTTTGACATCAACGGACGCATCCGAACCTATTCCTGCCACGCAGCAACTTCAGCGTGGTTGTTCAGATATTAGTCTTGCAACTGTTGTGCCTTGGTGGACTATTTCAGACAATTCGGCATTCAAGCCACTGCACACGGAACCAGAGGGAAAACATCTACATTCAAATCATGGAGAATGCGAAGATAAAGAAATTCAAAAGGAAGGATCTTCGTGTGTTGGTTCTAATAGTACTAGTTCAATCAGTGATGAAGAAAGCAATGAAAGATTAGACGATCAAGCCAAAAGTGATAATGTGAATTACTTTGTTGGCCACACTACACTAAATGAAACAGTTAGACTTAGAACATTTGGAAAAGGGTTTGTACCATATAAAAGGTGCATGGCAGAAAGAGAAAGACAATGTTCGACAGTAACAGATGAGAGGAGGGAACATCAACGTATGAGACTTTCCTTATAG
- the LOC11442098 gene encoding RING-H2 finger protein ATL29, protein MSSSEPKYDTPPAPTYKTPPALVAFTLTVLILCFVAFSVVYVCKYCFAGFFHTWALQRTTSGSLVRLSPDRSPSRGLDNTLLEKFPTFLYSSVKDLRKEKSYSLECAICLLEFDDDSMLRLLTICCHVFHQECIDLWLESHKTCPVCRTDLDSPPNQMSKHGEGNHNNNNNNLNVQEGMTSLPCDDIHIDVRGEESDNVGEITRAQVHEGDQHDHHVGMSMQQQEDHRFSRSHSTGHSIVTIRGEEKDHEKYTLRLPEHVIRGGHNYTRSCTNYNEMKLTIPTPCSNCGFVKPVIGSSSLACAQEA, encoded by the coding sequence ATGTCTTCATCGGAGCCTAAGTACGACACCCCACCGGCCCCAACATACAAGACCCCACCGGCTCTAGTAGCCTTCACCCTCACCGTCCTCATCTTATGCTTTGTGGCTTTCAGCGTTGTGTATGTTTGCAAGTATTGTTTTGCTGGCTTTTTCCACACTTGGGCCTTGCAACGCACGACCTCAGGTTCCCTCGTTCGTCTCTCACCTGATAGGTCACCCTCTAGAGGACTCGATAATACCCTTCTAGAAAAATTCCCCACTTTCCTCTACTCCTCCGTGAAAGACCTTCGTAAGGAAAAGAGTTATAGCTTAGAATGTGCCATTTGCTTGCTAGAGTTTGATGATGATAGCATGCTTCGTCTCCTAACCATTTGTTGTCATGTTTTCCACCAAGAATGTATTGACCTATGGCTTGAATCTCATAAGACATGCCCCGTTTGTCGAACAGACCTTGATTCACCTCCCAACCAAATGTCCAAACACGGGGAAGgcaaccacaacaacaacaataacaaccttAATGTGCAAGAGGGTATGACATCGTTACCATGCGATGATATACACATTGATGTTAGAGGAGAGGAAAGTGACAATGTTGGTGAAATCACTAGAGCTCAAGTACATGAAGGTGATCAACATGATCATCATGTGGGTATGAGTATGCAACAACAAGAAGATCATAGATTTTCAAGGTCACATTCAACGGGACATTCTATAGTAACTATTAGAGGTGAAGAAAAAGATCATGAGAAATATACATTGAGATTGCCTGAACATGTTATAAGGGGAGGGCACAATTACACGAGGAGTTGCACAAATTACAACGAGATGAAATTGACAATTCCTACACCTTGTAGTAATTGTGGTTTTGTTAAACCGGTTATTGGGTCCTCTTCACTTGCTTGTGCTCAAGAGGCTTGA
- the LOC11442099 gene encoding UTP--glucose-1-phosphate uridylyltransferase, giving the protein MATATETNLANLKSAVTGLDQISENEKTGFINLVSRYLSGEAQHVEWSKIQTPTDEVVVPYDTLAPTPAGSSDIKNLLDKLVVLKLNGGLGTTMGCTGPKSVIEVRDGLTFLDLIVVQIENLNSKYGSNVPLLLMNSFNTHDDTQKIIEKYQNHNIEIHTFNQSQYPRLVVDDFSPLPSKGNTGKDGWYPPGHGDVFPSLSNSGKLDALLSQGKEYVFVANSDNLGAIVDLKILNHLIEHKNEYCMEVTPKTLADVKGGTLISYEGRVQLLEIAQVPDEHVGEFKSIEKFKIFNTNNLWVNLKAIKRLVEADALKMEIIPNPKEVDGVKVLQLETAAGAAIRFFDKAIGINVPRSRFLPVKATSDLLLVQSDLYTLEDGSVIRNTARANPENPSIELGPEFKKVSNFLSRFKSIPSIVELDSLKVAGDVSFGASVILKGKVSIVAKSDVKLEIPDGAVIENKEINGPEDL; this is encoded by the exons ATGGCTACCGCTACCGAAACCAATCTCGCCAATCTCAAATCCGCTGTTACTGGATTGGATCAAATCAG CGAGAATGAGAAAACCGGATTCATCAACCTCGTTTCTCGTTACCTCAG TGGTGAAGCGCAGCATGTAGAATGGAGTAAGATCCAGACGCCAACTGATGAAGTTGTTGTGCCTTATGATACTTTGGCGCCAACTCCTGCTG GTTCGTCGGATATAAAGAATCTTTTGGATAAGCTTGTGGTGTTGAAGCTTAATGGAGGCTTGGGGACAACTATGGGTTGCACTGGTCCAAA ATCCGTCATTGAAGTTCGTGATGGGTTGACATTTTTAGATTTGATTGTCGTCCAAATCGAG AATCTCAATTCCAAATATGGAAGCAACGTTCCTTTGCTTTTGATGAACTCATTCAACACCCATGACGACACTCAAAAG ATTATTGAAAAGTACCAAAACCATAATATTGAGATCCATACATTTAACCAG AGCCAGTATCCTCGATTGGTTGTTGATGACTTTTCGCCATTGCCTTCCAAAGGGAACACCGGCAAGGATGGGTG GTACCCTCCTGGCCATGGAGACGTCTTCCCATCATTATCGAACAGTGGAAAACTTGATGCACTATTATCACAG GGTAAAGAGTACGTGTTTGTTGCCAATTCAGATAACTTGGGAGCTATAGTTGACTTGA AAATTTTAAACCATCTGATCGAGCACAAGAATGAATATTGTATGGAG GTTACTCCCAAAACATTGGCTGATGTTAAGGGCGGCACTTTGATTTCTTATGAAGGAAGGGTTCAG CTCCTGGAAATTGCCCAAGTCCCAGATGAACAC GTCGGCGAATTCAAGTCAATAgagaaattcaaaattttcaacacaaataatTT GTGGGTGAACTTGAAAGCAATCAAAAGACTTGTCGAAGCTGATGCTCTTAAGATGGAGATTATTCCCAATCCAAAG GAAGTTGATGGAGTAAAAGTTCTTCAGCTGGAAACTGCAGCTGGTGCAGCAATAAGG tTCTTTGACAAGGCTATTGGGATTAATGTTCCTCGATCCCGGTTCCTTCCTGTGAAGGCAACTTCAGATTTGCTTCTTGTCCAG TCAGACCTCTACACCTTGGAAGATGGATCTGTCATCAGAAACACAGCTAGGGCTAATCCTGAAAACCCTTCCATTGAACTGGGGCCAGAATTTAAGAAG GTTAGCAACTTCTTGAGCCGCTTCAAGTCAATTCCTAGTATTGTTGAGCTTGACAGTCTAAAAGTGGCTGGCGATGTGTCGTTTGGAGCTAGTGTCATCCTCAAG GGGAAAGTCAGTATCGTAGCGAAATCTGATGTAAAGCTGGAAATTCCCGACGGAGCCGTAATTGAAAACAAG GAAATTAATGGCCCAGAGGACCTGTGA